The Manihot esculenta cultivar AM560-2 chromosome 11, M.esculenta_v8, whole genome shotgun sequence genome includes a region encoding these proteins:
- the LOC110626948 gene encoding uncharacterized protein LOC110626948, translated as MRHRTMKKQSMEARIQQSRTREEATMKSSFSSQCQISKPFEEKEEAQVFSSEEERAVVTENKSAEKLERNQSMDINESAEAFIKNFRKQLLIQRLESIENYEKMLERGVN; from the coding sequence ATGAGGCATAGAACCATGAAGAAACAATCCATGGAGGCCAGGATTCAACAATCAAGAACAAGAGAAGAAGCAACGATGAAGAGCTCTTTTTCTTCTCAATGCCAAATCTCCAAACcatttgaagaaaaagaagaggctCAGGTTTTCAGCAGCGAGGAAGAAAGAGCTGTGGTTACAGAGAATAAATCTGCAGAAAAACTAGAGAGAAATCAATCCATGGACATAAATGAAAGTGCAGAAGCATTCATCAAGAATTTCAGGAAGCAACTTTTGATCCAGAGGCTTGAATCCATTGAGAATTACGAGAAAATGCTGGAAAGAGGTGTTAATTAA